A genomic segment from Aegilops tauschii subsp. strangulata cultivar AL8/78 chromosome 1, Aet v6.0, whole genome shotgun sequence encodes:
- the LOC109733364 gene encoding uncharacterized protein, whose translation MATHRSLQDLDDGRCYGEAHQPAMARRGEHPPSPASAMEWKLDPSRAMGRGNDGHGYPPGGQGGYPPAGYLPQQGGYPPQQGYPPAPGAYPPALKLKVKKAIEKGNTDGAQIYAESAIRKRTEHMNYLRLASRLAPYAHEFYAISAEYPEFSKKDKTLVLQFTVKHEQKLVCGGGYIKLLGGDVDQKKFGHVIFIRIY comes from the exons ATGGCGACCCACCGCAGCCTCCAAGACCTCGACGACGGTCGGTGCTACG GTGAGGCACATCAGCCAGCGATGGCACGACGAGGAGAGCATCCTCCTTCTCCTGCCAGTGCCATGGAATGGAAG TTAGATCCTTCGAGAGCAATGGGAAGAGGCAATGATGGTCATGGGTACCCACCCGGTGGCCAGGGGGGATACCCTCCGGCAGGGTACCTGCCGCAGCAGGGAGGTTACCCTCCACAGCAAGGATACCCGCCTGCACCTGGAGCTTACCCACCTGCACTA AAGCTCAAGGTGAAGAAGGCCATCGAGAAGGGCAACACCGACGGCGCCCAGATCTATGCAGAGAGCGCCATCCGCAAGCGCACTGAGCACATGAACTACCTCCGCCTCGCCTCCCGCCTCGCTCCATATGCCCATGA GTTCTATGCCATCTCGGCGGAGTACCCTGAGTTCAGCAAGAAGGACAAGACACTCGTGCTGCAGTTCACGGTGAAGCATGAGCAAAAGCTTGTCTGCGGTGGTGGTTACATCAAGTTGCTCGGAGGTGATGTTGACCAAAAGAAATTCGGTCATGTTATATTTATTAGAATATATTGA